Proteins encoded in a region of the Brevefilum fermentans genome:
- a CDS encoding gamma-glutamyl-gamma-aminobutyrate hydrolase family protein, producing MALLRQPLIGITSGLVNNSSEVPVCQLADAYIRAVLRAGGTPLVIPLGLDERRLTALLDVLDGVIFSGGGDIDPQRYNGDPHPEVYGISPERDELEFFLVQRLLEMDKPLLTICRGTQVLNVALGGSLYTHIADQLPGALKHDWFPKFSRDRLSHSVTFVSDSRLNQIYGTDEIQVNSLHHQGISRLGEGLVAAGVAPDGLMEALEVPSASFAVGVQWHPECLTDDEGSQNLFQAFVQACQ from the coding sequence ATGGCTCTTTTGCGACAACCTTTAATCGGCATCACCAGCGGTTTGGTTAACAATTCTTCCGAGGTGCCGGTTTGTCAGCTTGCTGATGCCTATATCAGGGCAGTATTGCGCGCAGGTGGAACCCCGCTGGTCATCCCGCTGGGGTTGGATGAGCGCCGGTTGACGGCGCTTCTCGATGTGCTGGATGGTGTAATCTTTTCCGGTGGGGGTGATATTGATCCGCAGCGTTACAATGGAGACCCTCACCCTGAGGTCTACGGCATCTCTCCTGAGCGTGACGAGCTGGAGTTTTTCCTGGTTCAGCGCTTGCTTGAGATGGATAAACCCTTGCTGACCATTTGCCGTGGGACCCAGGTGTTAAACGTTGCCCTTGGCGGTAGCCTCTACACTCATATTGCGGACCAATTACCAGGGGCGCTTAAACATGACTGGTTCCCCAAATTTTCCCGTGACAGGCTCTCGCATTCGGTCACCTTTGTCTCTGATAGCAGGCTCAATCAAATTTATGGGACGGATGAGATTCAAGTAAACAGCCTGCACCATCAGGGGATTTCCAGGCTGGGTGAAGGGCTCGTCGCTGCTGGTGTTGCACCGGATGGGCTGATGGAGGCACTGGAAGTTCCCTCGGCGAGCTTTGCTGTAGGTGTGCAGTGGCATCCGGAGTGTTTGACAGATGATGAAGGCTCACAAAATTTGTTCCAGGCGTTCGTTCAGGCTTGCCAGTAA
- the rplS gene encoding 50S ribosomal protein L19 produces MDKTELLKSVEAPANSNIPQLSPGDAVSVYLKIKEGERERIQVFKGTVLFVRGRGNDATFTVRRIASNGIGVERTFLMRSPRIEKVEVERHSKVRRARLYFLRDRTGKAARLKQRF; encoded by the coding sequence ATGGACAAGACTGAACTGCTGAAATCAGTTGAAGCACCCGCAAACAGCAACATCCCGCAGCTTTCACCCGGGGATGCGGTTAGTGTTTATTTGAAAATTAAAGAAGGCGAACGAGAACGAATCCAGGTTTTTAAAGGGACTGTTTTATTTGTGCGCGGCAGGGGCAACGATGCGACTTTCACCGTGAGGCGCATCGCCAGCAACGGAATTGGTGTTGAGCGCACCTTTCTGATGCGCTCACCGCGAATTGAAAAGGTCGAGGTCGAACGACACTCAAAGGTGCGACGAGCCCGGCTGTATTTCCTGCGCGACCGTACTGGCAAGGCTGCCCGTCTGAAACAACGTTTTTAA
- a CDS encoding D-cysteine desulfhydrase family protein, translated as MKQRLKLAHLPTPIEALPHLSAELMGPNIITKRDDQTGLAFGGNKTRKLEYLIYEAQAAGADTLVTAGAVQSNHCRQTVAAAARLGLNCTLVLFGDPPSPPDGNHFLYYLLGAELVFTERPRVQDKLEETFQNLRKAGKKPYLIPYGGSNPTGALGYVNAMLELAEQGCTPDWIVFPSSSGGTQAGMLLGARMSGFHGQILGISVDEPAELLQSRVAELASQAARTMDEPYTFTAGEVLVNDEYIGDGYAIMGAREIEAIRLFAEHEALLLDPVYTGRAGAGLIDLVRKGFFKPEDTVLFWHTGGGPALFASKYQNRLIDLA; from the coding sequence ATGAAACAACGTCTTAAACTGGCCCACTTACCCACCCCGATTGAGGCATTGCCGCACCTCTCTGCTGAATTGATGGGTCCAAACATAATCACCAAACGTGATGACCAGACCGGGCTGGCGTTTGGCGGCAACAAAACCCGAAAGCTGGAGTACCTGATTTACGAGGCGCAAGCTGCAGGCGCCGATACCCTGGTCACCGCCGGTGCGGTTCAATCCAACCACTGCCGGCAAACCGTTGCCGCAGCGGCACGTCTGGGCTTGAATTGCACCCTGGTGCTGTTTGGTGACCCGCCCAGCCCCCCGGACGGGAACCACTTTTTGTATTATCTGTTGGGAGCTGAGCTCGTCTTCACGGAAAGACCCCGTGTTCAGGATAAGCTGGAAGAAACCTTTCAAAATCTGAGGAAAGCGGGCAAGAAACCCTATTTGATCCCCTATGGGGGTTCAAACCCAACCGGTGCGCTGGGATATGTCAACGCCATGCTGGAACTTGCCGAACAGGGTTGCACCCCGGATTGGATTGTATTTCCCAGCTCATCCGGCGGAACCCAGGCAGGGATGCTGCTCGGCGCCCGGATGAGCGGGTTCCACGGTCAGATTTTGGGCATCAGCGTGGATGAGCCGGCTGAGCTTTTACAATCCCGTGTGGCCGAGTTAGCCTCGCAGGCGGCACGCACAATGGACGAACCGTATACGTTCACAGCCGGTGAAGTCCTGGTAAACGACGAGTACATCGGCGATGGCTATGCCATTATGGGTGCCCGTGAAATTGAAGCCATCCGCCTGTTTGCTGAACATGAAGCCCTGCTTTTAGACCCCGTCTATACCGGGCGCGCAGGGGCTGGTTTGATTGACCTGGTTCGTAAGGGCTTTTTCAAGCCCGAAGATACGGTTCTCTTTTGGCATACCGGCGGCGGTCCTGCTTTGTTTGCCAGCAAATATCAAAACCGATTAATTGATCTCGCTTGA
- a CDS encoding lipid II:glycine glycyltransferase FemX: MKRVEIHSAEQWNTAIAHLEGAHVLQTWQWGQVKMRFGWEAYPLIWQDASGEVSAAALLLLRKLTLAGFGLPLSVGYIPRGPLLKWDQESLRRQVLEDLEEFTRKKRSIFLKIDPDLPLGFGIPGEISAEDHQVGLAVQNELIARGWVFSEEQIQFRNTVTVDLTGTEDELLMRMKSKTRYNIRLAGRRGVRVRPGGSEDIDLLYQMYAHTALRDDFTIRSKAYYQVVWDTFFKAGLAEPLIAEVEDQPVGAVVIFRFGNRALYMHGMSLDAHREKMFNYLLQWEAMLRARAAGCQRYDLWGAPDEFTEDDPLWGVYRFKDGFGGRVERTLGAWDFPVHSLLYTGYCQILPRILQVMRTRGKKSVQRSLST; encoded by the coding sequence TTGAAACGGGTTGAAATTCACAGTGCAGAGCAATGGAACACAGCCATAGCCCACCTCGAAGGGGCGCACGTCCTTCAAACCTGGCAATGGGGTCAGGTTAAAATGCGCTTTGGATGGGAAGCGTATCCACTGATATGGCAGGACGCGTCCGGAGAGGTTAGCGCTGCAGCTTTGCTCCTTTTGCGCAAGCTAACCCTGGCTGGTTTTGGTTTGCCCCTGAGCGTGGGCTATATCCCGCGCGGCCCGCTGCTGAAGTGGGATCAGGAAAGCCTGCGTCGCCAGGTTCTGGAGGACCTGGAGGAATTTACCCGTAAAAAACGCTCAATCTTTCTTAAAATTGATCCTGACCTCCCGTTGGGGTTTGGCATCCCGGGCGAGATAAGCGCTGAAGACCACCAGGTGGGGTTAGCAGTGCAGAATGAGTTGATCGCACGCGGCTGGGTTTTTTCAGAAGAGCAGATCCAGTTCCGCAATACCGTCACTGTTGACCTGACCGGGACGGAAGATGAACTTCTAATGCGTATGAAATCGAAGACACGCTATAATATTCGCCTGGCGGGACGCCGGGGTGTGAGAGTTCGACCGGGAGGCAGCGAAGATATCGACCTGCTCTACCAGATGTATGCACACACCGCCCTTCGGGACGATTTCACCATCCGTTCTAAGGCATATTACCAGGTTGTCTGGGATACTTTTTTCAAAGCAGGTTTGGCAGAACCCTTGATCGCCGAGGTAGAAGACCAGCCGGTCGGCGCGGTGGTCATTTTCCGATTTGGCAACCGCGCCTTGTACATGCACGGGATGTCTTTGGACGCCCACCGGGAAAAGATGTTCAATTATCTTCTGCAATGGGAAGCCATGCTGCGCGCCAGGGCAGCGGGCTGCCAACGCTATGATTTATGGGGCGCTCCCGACGAATTTACCGAAGATGATCCGCTGTGGGGTGTTTATCGCTTCAAAGATGGGTTTGGCGGACGGGTCGAACGCACCCTGGGCGCCTGGGATTTTCCGGTGCATTCGTTGCTTTATACTGGATATTGTCAAATCCTTCCCCGGATCTTGCAGGTGATGCGGACACGTGGGAAAAAATCTGTGCAAAGGAGCTTGAGCACATGA
- a CDS encoding lipid II:glycine glycyltransferase FemX, with protein MQYLTPQAWDRFIESHADAHILQTRPWGELKSAYGWKPYYVQNQDLGALVLFRRLPLGLSIGYLPRGPVGNGDWAAFWTEIDALCRKERAVFLRVEPDIWEPLPPGFAQERMPGFVQAHQTIQPPRTILIDLQQDDDALLKSMKPKTRYNIRLAQRKDVIVQPSDDIGSFHRMMLTTGERDAFGVHSRDYYQRAYDIFAPLDACVLLIAEFRGQPLAGLMVFAHGSTAWYFYGASTNEERNRMPSYLLQWEAIQWAKRKGCTVYDLWGVPDYAEEELEEAFLDRSEGLWGVYRFKRGFGGQLCRTIGAWDKVYQPLLYKLYQLWSERGQPQSAT; from the coding sequence ATGCAATACCTGACACCGCAGGCATGGGACCGGTTTATTGAAAGCCATGCCGATGCCCACATTTTACAAACCAGGCCCTGGGGAGAGCTGAAATCAGCCTATGGTTGGAAACCTTACTATGTCCAGAATCAAGATCTGGGTGCGCTGGTTCTTTTCCGAAGACTTCCGCTGGGGTTAAGTATCGGGTACCTTCCGCGCGGCCCTGTTGGGAATGGGGACTGGGCAGCCTTTTGGACAGAAATTGATGCACTGTGCCGGAAAGAGCGGGCGGTCTTCCTGCGCGTGGAACCCGATATTTGGGAGCCCCTCCCGCCGGGATTCGCCCAGGAGCGCATGCCCGGGTTTGTTCAAGCCCACCAGACGATTCAACCCCCGCGCACGATCTTGATTGACCTGCAGCAGGATGATGACGCGCTCCTGAAGAGCATGAAACCAAAAACCCGCTACAATATCCGGCTGGCACAACGCAAAGACGTGATTGTTCAACCGAGCGATGATATCGGCAGCTTTCACCGTATGATGCTTACCACTGGCGAGCGTGACGCCTTTGGCGTTCATAGCCGGGATTATTACCAGCGTGCGTATGACATTTTTGCACCCCTCGACGCTTGCGTGCTGTTGATCGCTGAATTCAGGGGACAGCCCCTGGCAGGTTTGATGGTCTTCGCCCATGGCAGCACAGCCTGGTATTTTTACGGCGCTTCAACAAACGAGGAACGCAACCGGATGCCGTCCTACCTGTTGCAATGGGAGGCGATCCAGTGGGCAAAGCGCAAGGGATGTACCGTGTATGATCTGTGGGGCGTGCCAGATTACGCTGAGGAGGAGCTTGAGGAGGCTTTTCTCGATCGATCGGAAGGTTTGTGGGGTGTATACCGCTTTAAACGCGGTTTCGGCGGGCAGCTTTGTCGGACAATCGGTGCTTGGGATAAGGTTTACCAGCCCCTGTTGTACAAACTCTACCAGCTCTGGTCGGAGCGGGGCCAGCCTCAGTCTGCGACTTAA
- a CDS encoding polysaccharide biosynthesis protein produces MHIFGRNVRNRYLFFGDIFLSLVAVLASYVVRLELIAIFPTYQYSMLWMVAMAIIIKPLMYYLFGIYRHVWRYASIHELVLIFSAVTTASMILSAVMIGLRAVNTFYGFPRSVLVIDWLFSMGFIGGSRFLFRVLAETASLSNDRSYPHSKRRKRVLVVGAGDAGAMVVREMLKNQQLAMMPIGFLDDDPSKQNSKIHGVQVLAPLDDIDQVLKKHYVDEVVVAIPSASGKVVRKVTEVCQLRNIAFRTMPGIYELLGGVVNVSRLREVDIFDLLRREPVRIETDALGDVLANRVVMVTGAGGSIGSELCRQIAQVYPRRLLALGHGENSIFSVLSDLKESFPHLEVIPLIADVRDLPRLEVIFNRWKPEIVFHAAAHKHVPLMETNIEEAVTNNVIGTQNVVNCALTHDVLRLVMISTDKAIRPINVMGATKRIAEMLVLNAARLHQRAFTVVRFGNVLGSRGSVVPRFKRQIAAGGPITITHPDMERYFMTIPEAVHLVLQASTMSTGGESYILDMGQPVRIVDLAEDMIRLSGLEPGRDIEIVFTGIRPGEKLTEDLWDLGFAYSPTIHPDINRVDSEEVLSTEKLNAIVEQLAQFAREGKPDAIQALLSEAIPGAAIQSMEPTLDLLA; encoded by the coding sequence ATGCATATTTTTGGTCGGAACGTCCGCAATCGTTATCTGTTTTTTGGGGATATTTTCTTATCTTTAGTTGCGGTACTGGCCAGCTATGTGGTTCGGCTGGAGTTGATCGCGATATTTCCTACCTATCAATACAGCATGCTCTGGATGGTTGCCATGGCAATCATCATCAAACCCCTCATGTACTATTTGTTTGGCATCTATCGTCATGTCTGGCGCTATGCCAGCATCCACGAGTTGGTGCTCATTTTCTCTGCGGTAACCACAGCATCGATGATCCTTTCAGCAGTTATGATCGGTTTACGCGCGGTAAATACGTTTTATGGATTTCCGCGCTCGGTTTTGGTCATCGATTGGTTGTTTTCGATGGGGTTTATCGGTGGTTCCCGGTTTCTCTTTCGCGTCCTGGCGGAAACAGCCAGTTTATCAAACGACAGGTCTTATCCCCATTCGAAACGGCGGAAAAGGGTCCTGGTGGTCGGCGCCGGTGATGCGGGGGCGATGGTTGTCAGGGAGATGTTGAAGAATCAACAATTAGCGATGATGCCAATCGGATTTCTGGATGACGATCCTTCTAAACAGAACAGCAAAATTCACGGCGTTCAGGTTTTGGCGCCGCTGGACGATATTGACCAGGTTTTGAAAAAACACTACGTTGATGAGGTGGTTGTGGCGATCCCCAGCGCCTCCGGCAAGGTGGTTCGGAAAGTAACCGAAGTCTGCCAGCTGCGCAACATCGCCTTCCGTACCATGCCCGGTATCTACGAGTTGCTGGGTGGAGTGGTGAATGTCAGTCGTCTGCGGGAGGTAGATATCTTCGATCTGCTGAGACGTGAGCCGGTGCGTATCGAAACCGATGCCCTTGGCGACGTCCTTGCAAACCGGGTGGTGATGGTCACTGGCGCAGGCGGCTCCATTGGGAGTGAACTTTGCCGACAAATTGCTCAGGTTTACCCGCGGCGGTTATTAGCATTGGGGCACGGCGAAAACAGTATTTTCAGCGTATTAAGCGACCTTAAAGAAAGTTTCCCCCACCTGGAAGTCATCCCGTTAATCGCAGATGTGCGTGACCTGCCGCGTCTGGAGGTCATATTTAATCGTTGGAAACCGGAGATCGTCTTTCATGCTGCGGCGCATAAACATGTGCCGTTAATGGAAACCAACATCGAAGAAGCGGTTACCAATAATGTGATTGGCACACAAAATGTCGTCAATTGTGCCCTAACGCATGACGTGCTGCGGCTGGTGATGATCTCTACAGACAAGGCGATCCGACCGATCAACGTGATGGGCGCCACCAAACGTATCGCAGAAATGCTGGTTTTAAATGCAGCCCGTTTGCATCAGCGCGCCTTTACGGTGGTCAGGTTTGGAAATGTATTGGGCAGCCGGGGCAGTGTGGTGCCGCGCTTCAAGCGACAAATTGCCGCTGGCGGTCCGATTACCATCACCCATCCCGACATGGAACGTTATTTTATGACCATTCCTGAAGCGGTGCACCTGGTATTGCAGGCTTCCACCATGAGCACCGGTGGTGAGAGCTATATCCTCGACATGGGGCAGCCTGTGCGCATCGTTGACCTGGCGGAAGATATGATCCGTCTTTCAGGGCTTGAACCCGGGCGGGATATCGAAATTGTATTCACCGGAATTCGGCCGGGTGAAAAGCTCACCGAAGACCTGTGGGACCTGGGTTTTGCCTATTCGCCCACCATCCATCCGGATATCAACCGCGTGGACAGCGAAGAAGTGCTCTCTACAGAGAAGCTAAATGCCATTGTTGAACAATTAGCTCAATTTGCTCGAGAAGGAAAACCCGACGCAATCCAGGCCCTCCTGAGTGAAGCAATCCCTGGCGCGGCAATCCAATCGATGGAACCCACTCTGGATTTGCTTGCGTAA
- a CDS encoding sugar transferase — translation MNTISRPKRWQMRTSERVAILIIGDFLVAALALFFALYIWAAGDAWMKFSLEFIIDRPPLWYFLLPFMWIILLVELYDIHRASNHRETFKGIGLATLIFTLIYLLLYFTSAPNSLPRRGVSVFIFLAAVFTLVWRLIYIRMFTAPHLLRRVLIIGAGNAGQTLIDVIADLWPPPFFTVGLVDDDPKKLGAEIGKYSVLGNSHQLLDLINEKQVTDLILAISGEIKGSMFQAILSAQEMGINLSPMPQVYEELLSRVPIFLLESEWIVRSFVEKTHTSTFYHLSKSLLDFTGGLVGSLIMTIFFPFISLAILLESGFPIFFSQERLGRGGQPFKIFKFRTMERDAERDGFARMAEENDQRVTKVGRFLRKTHLDELPQFINVLRGEMSMVGPRAERPEMVVNFQKEIPFYRARLLVKPGITGWAQINYGYAGTVKETAIKLEYDLYYIEHRSLLMDISIILRTIGTVLGFKGQ, via the coding sequence ATGAACACCATCTCACGACCAAAACGTTGGCAGATGCGAACTTCCGAGCGTGTGGCGATCCTGATAATCGGCGATTTCCTGGTTGCAGCGTTAGCCCTGTTCTTTGCCTTGTATATCTGGGCTGCCGGTGATGCCTGGATGAAATTCTCCCTGGAGTTCATCATCGACAGGCCCCCATTGTGGTATTTTCTGCTACCTTTTATGTGGATCATATTGCTGGTTGAGCTTTACGACATTCATCGAGCCAGTAATCACCGCGAGACCTTTAAGGGCATTGGGCTTGCGACGCTGATCTTCACGCTGATCTATTTGTTGCTCTACTTCACCTCAGCGCCTAACTCCCTTCCCAGGCGTGGTGTGTCCGTTTTTATCTTCCTTGCTGCGGTGTTCACACTGGTGTGGCGGCTGATCTATATCCGCATGTTTACGGCACCGCATCTCCTGCGGCGTGTGCTAATTATTGGCGCCGGTAACGCCGGACAAACCCTGATCGACGTGATCGCAGACCTGTGGCCGCCGCCATTTTTCACGGTTGGATTGGTCGATGATGACCCCAAAAAACTTGGTGCAGAAATTGGCAAGTACTCCGTTTTGGGCAATTCACATCAACTGCTGGATCTCATCAACGAAAAACAGGTGACGGATTTAATCCTGGCGATCAGCGGAGAGATTAAGGGCAGTATGTTCCAGGCGATCCTATCCGCCCAGGAAATGGGCATCAATCTGTCACCGATGCCCCAGGTTTACGAGGAGCTTTTATCCCGGGTGCCGATTTTTTTATTGGAATCTGAATGGATAGTGCGGTCCTTTGTAGAAAAAACGCATACCAGTACGTTTTACCACCTTTCAAAAAGCCTGCTCGATTTTACAGGCGGATTGGTTGGCAGCTTGATCATGACCATATTTTTTCCTTTTATCAGCCTGGCGATCCTCCTTGAATCGGGCTTCCCCATCTTCTTTTCACAGGAACGCCTTGGACGAGGCGGTCAACCCTTTAAAATATTTAAGTTTCGCACCATGGAACGCGATGCTGAACGGGATGGCTTTGCGCGCATGGCAGAGGAAAACGACCAGCGTGTGACCAAAGTGGGGCGATTCCTGCGAAAAACGCATCTGGACGAATTACCACAGTTTATCAATGTGCTGCGTGGTGAGATGAGCATGGTTGGCCCCCGTGCAGAGCGCCCTGAAATGGTGGTAAACTTCCAGAAAGAAATCCCTTTTTACCGGGCGCGTTTACTGGTTAAACCCGGGATCACGGGCTGGGCGCAGATCAATTATGGCTATGCCGGCACCGTTAAAGAGACCGCCATCAAACTGGAATATGATCTATATTACATTGAACATCGCAGTCTGTTGATGGATATCTCAATTATTTTGCGAACGATTGGCACCGTCCTCGGCTTCAAAGGACAATAA